In Perognathus longimembris pacificus isolate PPM17 chromosome 3, ASM2315922v1, whole genome shotgun sequence, a single window of DNA contains:
- the Arglu1 gene encoding arginine and glutamate-rich protein 1, whose product MGRSRSRSSSRSKHAKSSKHNKKRSRSRSRSRDKERVRKRSKSRESKRTRRRESRSRSRSATTAASRRERERERERERERERASSPPDRIDIFGRTVSKRSSLDEKQKREEEEKKAEFERQRKIRQQEIEEKLIEEETARRVEELVAKRVEEELEKRKDEIEREVLRRVEEAKRIMEKQLLEELERQRQAELAAQRAREEEERAKREELERILEENNRKIAEAQAKLAEEQLRIVEEQRKIHEERMKLEQERQRQQKEEQKIILGKGKSRPKLSFSLKTQD is encoded by the exons ATGGGCCGGTCGCGGAGCCGGAGCTCGTCGCGCTCCAAGCACGCCAAGAGCAGCAAGCACAACAAGAAGCGCAGCCGCTCGCGCTCGCGGTCGCGGGACAAGGAGCGCGTGCGGAAGCGCTCCAAGTCCCGGGAGAGCAAGCGCACCCGGCGGCGGGAGTCGCGGTCGCGCTCGCGCTCGGCCACCACGGCCGCGTCCCGGCGGGAGCGCGAGCGCGAGCGGGAGCGGGAGCGCGAGCGGGAGCGCGCCTCGTCCCCGCCCGACCGCATCGACATCTTCGGGCGCACGGTGAGCAAGCGCAGCAGCCTGGACGAGAAGCAGAAGcgcgaggaggaggagaagaaggccGAGTTCGAGCGGCAGCGGAAGAT CCGGCAgcaggaaatagaagaaaaactCATCGAGGAAGAAACAGCTAGAAGAGTGGAAGAATTGGTGGCGAAAAGGGTAGAGGAAGAATTGGAAAAACGGAAAGATGAGATTGAGCGAGAAGTCCTCCGGAGGGTGGAGGAAGCCAAGCGCATCATGGAAAAGCAGTTGCTCGAAGAGCTCGAGCGACAGAGACAAGCTGAACTAGCAGCACAGAGAGCCAGAGAG GAGGAAGAACGGGCAAAGCGTGAGGAGCTAGAACGAATACTTGAAGAGAATAACCGAAAAATTGCAGAAGCACAAGCCAAACTG GCTGAAGAACAATTAAGAATTgttgaagaacaaagaaagattcATGAGGAAAGGATGAAACTAGAACAAGAACGGCAAcgacaacaaaaagaagaacaaaaaattaTCCTGGGCAAGGGGAAGTCCAGGCCAAAACTGTCCTTCTCGTTAAAAACCCAGGACTGA